One genomic window of Acidobacteriota bacterium includes the following:
- a CDS encoding cytochrome-c peroxidase, whose amino-acid sequence MRRSIRTTIVLLPVLAAMTVACTKEAPPPSARPQAIIEPAMLKAFPPLPDAMPALQGVASNDQVRLGRMLFFEPRLSKNQKISCNTCHDLAKYGVDGEPTSNGHKGQKGDRNSPTVYNAAAHFVQFWDGRAADVEAQAKGPVLNPVEMAMPAEANVVAVLESMPEYVDAFTRAFPNDKKPVTYDNMAKAIGAFERKLKTPSRWDALLKGDQNALTPEEKIGFRTFVDSGCSGCHTGALLGGTTYQRMGVVKAFTRSTDPGRMKVTHAELDRAMFKVPSLRNVEKTGPYFHDGKTASLPQAIREMGEYQLGTTLSDQQVKEITDFLKALTGTIDPEYIKPPVLPKSTARTPKAIEEN is encoded by the coding sequence ATGCGTAGATCAATACGGACCACGATAGTGCTGTTGCCTGTGCTGGCGGCCATGACTGTCGCTTGCACGAAGGAGGCCCCGCCACCTTCGGCCCGGCCTCAGGCCATCATCGAACCGGCCATGCTGAAGGCGTTCCCGCCGCTGCCCGACGCGATGCCCGCGTTGCAGGGGGTTGCGTCGAACGACCAGGTGCGGCTGGGGCGCATGTTGTTCTTCGAGCCGCGCCTGTCAAAGAACCAGAAGATCTCCTGCAATACCTGCCACGATCTGGCGAAGTACGGCGTGGACGGCGAGCCGACGTCGAATGGCCACAAGGGACAGAAAGGCGATCGCAACTCGCCGACGGTGTACAACGCGGCGGCTCACTTCGTACAATTCTGGGACGGCCGCGCCGCCGATGTCGAAGCGCAGGCCAAGGGACCGGTGCTGAACCCGGTCGAAATGGCGATGCCCGCCGAGGCGAACGTCGTCGCCGTGCTCGAGTCGATGCCGGAATACGTCGATGCGTTCACACGCGCATTCCCCAACGACAAGAAGCCCGTCACCTACGACAACATGGCGAAAGCGATTGGCGCATTCGAGCGGAAGTTGAAGACGCCATCGCGGTGGGACGCGCTGCTGAAGGGCGATCAGAACGCGTTGACGCCTGAAGAAAAGATCGGTTTCCGTACGTTTGTGGATTCCGGTTGCTCAGGATGCCACACGGGTGCACTGCTTGGGGGCACGACGTACCAGCGGATGGGCGTCGTGAAGGCGTTTACGCGATCGACCGACCCGGGGCGCATGAAGGTGACGCACGCCGAGTTGGATCGCGCCATGTTCAAGGTCCCGTCGCTGCGGAATGTCGAGAAGACCGGGCCGTACTTCCACGACGGTAAGACCGCGAGCCTCCCGCAGGCCATCCGCGAGATGGGGGAGTATCAGTTGGGGACGACCCTGAGCGACCAGCAGGTCAAGGAGATCACGGATTTCCTGAAGGCGCTCACCGGGACGATCGATCCCGAGTACATCAAGCCGCCCGTGCTGCCGAAGAGCACCGCGAGAACACCGAAGGCGATTGAAGAGAACTGA